Proteins encoded within one genomic window of Alcanivorax sp. REN37:
- a CDS encoding class I SAM-dependent methyltransferase, translated as MKTSTPIAETELVHPRATLVLQRYPRSPRERLRAWDGADLYLLDEATDQPALVLNDSCGALALALPADTVSVGDSWLARAALAANAADNQRPLPQWAWPHQDWPARAQVLVRVPKELALLEYQLWRLGQQLPAGTPVQLAWMDKHLPAGLVELARHYLDGVELLPGRRKAHGLRGQLPQQPVAECGYPLVLPVEEWGGAPLRVEAGVFAQRQIDIGARAMLPVIPTGIDGTIADLGCGAGILGIAAGLRNPQAKLLFCDESSQAIESARHNATAQLGAERVAFHLGHGLDGIDTPLDLILLNPPFHRGHAVDDAVARMLFRQAADHLAADGALWVVGNRHLAYGNVLKRHFADVEQVAGDRKFIVWRARQSRRTGNNARP; from the coding sequence ATGAAAACATCGACCCCGATTGCTGAAACTGAACTGGTGCATCCGCGCGCCACCCTGGTCTTGCAGCGCTATCCGCGCTCGCCACGGGAACGGCTGCGTGCCTGGGATGGCGCCGACCTTTATCTGCTTGATGAGGCCACCGACCAACCGGCCTTGGTGCTCAATGACAGCTGCGGTGCACTGGCGTTGGCGCTGCCGGCGGACACCGTTTCGGTGGGCGATTCTTGGTTGGCGCGGGCAGCGCTGGCGGCCAACGCCGCCGACAACCAACGCCCGCTGCCGCAGTGGGCGTGGCCGCATCAAGATTGGCCGGCGCGCGCACAGGTGCTGGTCCGAGTGCCGAAAGAGTTGGCGCTGCTGGAATACCAGTTGTGGCGGCTGGGCCAGCAATTACCGGCTGGTACGCCGGTGCAGCTGGCGTGGATGGACAAGCATTTGCCGGCCGGGCTGGTGGAGCTGGCGCGCCACTACCTCGATGGGGTGGAACTGCTGCCTGGGCGTCGCAAAGCGCACGGCCTGCGCGGACAGCTGCCGCAGCAGCCGGTAGCTGAGTGCGGTTACCCGTTGGTGCTGCCGGTGGAAGAGTGGGGCGGTGCGCCGCTGCGGGTCGAGGCGGGGGTGTTTGCCCAGCGCCAAATCGACATCGGTGCCCGGGCTATGCTGCCGGTGATCCCCACTGGCATCGACGGCACCATTGCTGATCTCGGTTGCGGCGCCGGTATCCTCGGCATCGCCGCGGGGCTGCGCAATCCGCAGGCCAAGCTGCTGTTCTGCGATGAATCCTCGCAGGCGATTGAAAGCGCGCGCCACAATGCCACTGCGCAACTCGGTGCCGAGCGTGTCGCGTTTCATCTGGGGCACGGGCTGGACGGGATCGACACGCCGTTGGATCTGATCCTACTCAACCCACCGTTCCACCGTGGCCACGCCGTCGATGACGCGGTGGCACGTATGCTGTTTCGGCAGGCGGCCGACCATTTGGCCGCTGATGGGGCGTTGTGGGTGGTCGGCAACCGCCACTTGGCCTATGGCAATGTGCTCAAGCGGCACTTCGCGGACGTGGAGCAGGTGGCTGGCGATCGCAAGTTCATCGTCTGGCGGGCGCGCCAATCACGCCGCACTGGGAATAACGCCCGGCCTTGA
- the mtnC gene encoding acireductone synthase translates to MSVVRVVLTDIEGTTSSIRFVKEVLFPYAAAALPQFLADHWQDAAVQQQVQALRAELGEPLADAAAVNALLQPWIEQDRKHTVLKALQGMIWDHGYRSGAYQAHMYEEVPAALRRWHDAGLPLYVYSSGSIAAQKLFFGFSTAGDLTGLFSGYFDTTSGGKREADSYRRITAAIGCEPDQILFLSDIVEELDAAAAAGLQTTLLDRDGLAPTCSHPVVTDFDRIALP, encoded by the coding sequence ATGAGCGTGGTCCGTGTGGTTCTGACTGACATCGAGGGCACCACCAGCAGCATCCGCTTTGTGAAGGAGGTGCTGTTCCCCTACGCCGCCGCAGCCTTGCCGCAGTTTCTCGCTGACCACTGGCAGGACGCCGCAGTACAGCAACAGGTACAAGCACTGCGTGCCGAACTCGGCGAACCGTTGGCCGATGCCGCCGCGGTCAATGCACTGTTGCAGCCCTGGATCGAGCAAGACCGCAAACACACCGTGCTCAAAGCCCTGCAGGGCATGATCTGGGACCATGGCTACCGTAGCGGGGCGTACCAAGCCCACATGTACGAGGAAGTGCCGGCCGCGCTGCGTCGTTGGCACGATGCTGGCCTGCCGTTATATGTGTATTCCTCAGGATCGATCGCGGCACAGAAACTGTTCTTCGGTTTCAGCACCGCCGGAGACTTGACCGGACTGTTCTCCGGTTACTTCGACACCACCAGCGGCGGCAAACGTGAAGCGGACAGCTACCGGCGCATCACCGCCGCCATTGGCTGTGAACCGGACCAGATCTTGTTCCTGTCGGATATCGTGGAAGAGCTGGATGCCGCCGCCGCGGCCGGCCTACAAACCACACTGCTGGACCGGGACGGCCTGGCGCCGACCTGCAGTCATCCGGTGGTGACTGACTTCGACCGCATCGCCCTGCCGTAA
- the rimO gene encoding 30S ribosomal protein S12 methylthiotransferase RimO → MSPKVGFISLGCPKALVDSERILTQLRTEGYEVVPTYQDADVVVVNTCGFIDAAKAESLEAIGEAIQEHGKVIVTGCMGIEEDNIRAVHPQVLAVTGPQQYEQVVNAVHEVVPPSTDHNPFVDLVPPQGIKLTPRHYAYLKISEGCNHGCTFCIIPSMRGKLVSRPVGDVLDEAERLVRAGVKELLVVSQDTSAYGVDLKYQTGFWQGMPVKTRMLELCQALAALKVWVRLHYVYPYPHVDDVIPLMAEGLLLPYLDIPFQHASPRVLKLMKRPAHAENTLERIRRWREICPELVIRSTFIVGFPGETDEDFELLLDWLEEAELDRVGCFIYSPVDGAPANDLPDPVPEEVAQERLERFMNVQARISARRLARKVGQRIEVLIDEVDEEGAIGRSRGDAPEIDGLVFLNGATHLQPGQWVEAVVTHSDEHDLWAECDD, encoded by the coding sequence ATGTCCCCAAAGGTCGGCTTTATCAGCCTTGGCTGCCCCAAGGCGCTCGTGGATTCCGAGCGGATTCTTACCCAGCTTCGCACTGAAGGCTACGAGGTCGTACCGACCTACCAGGACGCCGACGTGGTGGTGGTCAACACCTGTGGTTTCATCGACGCGGCCAAAGCCGAATCGCTGGAAGCCATCGGCGAGGCGATCCAAGAACACGGCAAGGTGATTGTCACCGGCTGCATGGGTATCGAGGAAGACAACATCCGCGCCGTGCACCCGCAGGTGCTGGCCGTGACCGGCCCGCAGCAGTATGAGCAGGTGGTCAACGCGGTGCACGAAGTGGTGCCGCCCTCCACGGACCACAATCCGTTTGTCGACCTGGTGCCGCCGCAAGGCATTAAGCTGACGCCGCGCCACTACGCGTACTTGAAGATTTCCGAAGGCTGCAACCACGGCTGCACCTTCTGCATCATCCCCAGCATGCGCGGCAAACTGGTCAGCCGGCCGGTGGGTGACGTGCTGGATGAAGCCGAGCGGCTGGTACGTGCCGGCGTGAAGGAGCTACTGGTGGTATCCCAAGACACCAGCGCTTACGGCGTCGACCTCAAGTACCAAACCGGCTTCTGGCAAGGCATGCCGGTGAAGACGCGCATGTTGGAGTTATGCCAAGCACTGGCGGCGCTCAAAGTATGGGTGCGCTTGCACTATGTGTATCCCTATCCGCACGTCGACGACGTCATTCCGCTGATGGCCGAGGGCCTGCTGCTGCCGTATCTGGACATTCCGTTCCAACACGCCAGCCCGCGGGTACTGAAACTGATGAAGCGCCCTGCCCACGCCGAGAACACGCTGGAGCGCATCCGCCGCTGGCGCGAGATCTGCCCGGAGTTGGTAATCCGCAGCACCTTCATCGTCGGTTTCCCCGGCGAAACCGATGAAGACTTCGAACTGCTGCTGGACTGGCTGGAAGAAGCCGAGCTCGATCGCGTCGGCTGCTTTATCTATTCCCCGGTGGACGGCGCGCCGGCCAACGACCTGCCAGATCCGGTGCCAGAGGAAGTGGCCCAAGAGCGTTTGGAGCGGTTTATGAACGTGCAGGCGCGTATCAGCGCCCGCCGTTTGGCACGCAAAGTCGGCCAACGTATCGAAGTGCTGATCGACGAAGTGGACGAGGAAGGCGCCATCGGCCGCAGCCGCGGCGATGCGCCGGAAATCGACGGGCTGGTGTTCCTCAACGGCGCCACTCATCTACAGCCTGGCCAGTGGGTTGAAGCGGTGGTCACGCACAGTGACGAACACGACCTGTGGGCGGAGTGCGACGACTGA
- a CDS encoding threo-3-hydroxy-L-aspartate ammonia-lyase, producing the protein MPLLPVYADVAAAAWRLHGHAHRTPVMTSTTLNRELRCEVLFKCENLQRMGAFKFRGAFNALSRFSPAQRRAGVVAYSSGNHAQAIALAARLLDMPATIVMPADAPAVKVAATRGYGGHVVFYDRYREDREQIGRQLAERDGLTLIPPYDHADVIAGQGTAAMELIEDAGPLDAFLAPLGGGGLLSGSALALRQLAPQCRIYGVEPEAGNDGQQSLRRGAIVHIDTPRTLADGAQTQHLGQLTFSLIRKHVDDIFTATDAELVATMGLLAARLKLVVEPTGCLPLAALRRHAQHWRGQRVGVLLSGGNIDLARFCALLGADAATAPSY; encoded by the coding sequence ATGCCCCTGCTGCCCGTCTACGCTGATGTCGCTGCCGCCGCCTGGCGACTGCACGGCCATGCCCACCGCACCCCGGTGATGACCTCTACCACGCTCAACCGCGAGCTGCGCTGCGAAGTGCTGTTCAAGTGCGAAAACCTGCAGCGTATGGGCGCGTTCAAGTTCCGCGGCGCCTTCAACGCGCTGTCACGCTTTTCCCCGGCGCAGCGGCGTGCTGGAGTCGTGGCCTATTCATCCGGTAATCACGCACAAGCCATCGCCCTCGCCGCGCGCCTGCTCGACATGCCGGCCACCATAGTGATGCCCGCCGACGCGCCAGCGGTGAAGGTCGCGGCCACGCGCGGCTACGGTGGTCACGTCGTGTTCTATGACCGCTACCGCGAAGACCGTGAACAGATCGGCCGCCAATTGGCCGAGCGTGACGGCCTGACGCTGATCCCGCCCTATGACCATGCCGACGTAATTGCCGGGCAAGGCACCGCCGCCATGGAACTGATCGAAGACGCTGGTCCGCTGGATGCCTTCCTCGCACCCTTGGGCGGCGGCGGACTGCTGTCCGGCAGCGCCTTGGCGCTGCGTCAGCTGGCGCCGCAGTGCCGCATTTACGGGGTCGAACCGGAGGCTGGCAACGACGGCCAGCAATCCCTGCGGCGCGGCGCCATCGTGCACATCGATACCCCCCGCACACTGGCCGACGGCGCCCAGACCCAGCACCTGGGCCAGCTCACCTTTTCGCTGATCCGCAAGCATGTGGACGACATTTTCACCGCCACCGATGCCGAATTGGTGGCGACCATGGGCTTGCTCGCCGCGCGCCTGAAGCTGGTGGTGGAGCCCACCGGCTGCCTGCCGTTGGCCGCGCTGCGTCGGCACGCGCAGCACTGGCGTGGTCAGCGCGTCGGCGTGCTGCTCAGCGGCGGCAACATTGACCTAGCGCGCTTCTGTGCGTTGCTCGGTGCTGACGCAGCGACCGCGCCAAGCTATTGA
- a CDS encoding ABC1 kinase family protein — translation MAPPTPAMQPGRRQQWHINRRALAALVSGRPRYFRALTTTAQVVALYSRAWPLGADARERAHAVAAQRVAELCRRNGGLWTKAAQFFSSRSDLLPPVYIEALQTLQNDAAPVAFAQLKPVLRSAYGPGWQQLFSFIDEAPVATASIAQVHRAVLASGEAVALKVRLPAVEKVFEQDARVFRLLARWLSPLVRVLDVVQVTEHLLAMTEEELDLRHEAHNLQRFARLEQVEGICVPTLVPELSKAQVMVTHWLAGQRLREFLDAHPAHAPLLLGRLLDSYVQQVTRYGLYHADPHPGNFIVTPDGTLAILDFGAVGRLTAPEVQRYSRLLFGLLALGLEQDQPSDEEIDALGQLFVDAGFEGGDPATLRELSRYVLTDRMQRQAPLASMGDLMERFREARIRIPDSYIGISRVLITLGGFLMQYQVPLTWQASVAPGAGSKRPLQ, via the coding sequence GTGGCACCCCCAACACCGGCGATGCAGCCTGGACGCCGCCAGCAGTGGCACATTAACCGCCGTGCGCTAGCGGCGCTGGTGTCCGGCCGTCCCCGTTATTTCCGTGCGCTCACCACCACTGCACAAGTGGTGGCGCTGTACAGTCGCGCTTGGCCACTGGGCGCGGACGCGCGCGAGCGCGCCCACGCTGTAGCGGCGCAGCGGGTGGCAGAACTGTGTCGGCGCAATGGCGGACTCTGGACCAAGGCCGCGCAATTCTTCAGTAGTCGTTCCGATCTGTTGCCGCCGGTCTACATCGAAGCGCTGCAAACCTTGCAGAACGATGCCGCACCGGTGGCTTTTGCCCAGCTGAAACCCGTGTTACGCAGCGCCTACGGCCCCGGCTGGCAGCAATTGTTCTCGTTCATTGATGAAGCGCCGGTGGCCACTGCATCGATTGCCCAGGTGCACCGCGCGGTGCTCGCCAGCGGTGAAGCGGTGGCATTGAAAGTGCGGTTGCCGGCGGTGGAGAAAGTATTCGAACAGGACGCGCGCGTGTTTCGCTTGCTGGCGCGCTGGTTGTCACCGCTGGTGCGGGTACTGGATGTGGTGCAGGTCACCGAGCACTTGTTGGCGATGACCGAAGAAGAGCTGGATCTGCGCCATGAAGCCCATAATCTGCAGCGCTTTGCACGCTTAGAACAGGTGGAGGGCATTTGCGTACCGACGCTGGTGCCGGAGCTGAGTAAGGCGCAGGTGATGGTCACCCACTGGCTGGCGGGCCAGCGGCTGCGGGAATTTCTCGATGCCCATCCCGCCCATGCGCCACTGCTGCTGGGGCGTCTGCTGGACAGCTATGTGCAGCAGGTGACGCGCTACGGGCTTTATCACGCGGATCCGCACCCGGGCAATTTCATTGTCACGCCGGACGGTACGCTGGCGATCCTCGATTTCGGTGCGGTGGGGAGGCTGACGGCGCCGGAGGTGCAGCGCTACTCGCGGTTGCTGTTCGGGCTGCTGGCGCTGGGATTAGAGCAGGATCAGCCCAGTGATGAGGAAATCGATGCACTGGGACAATTGTTTGTCGACGCCGGCTTTGAAGGTGGCGACCCGGCGACCCTGCGCGAGCTGTCGCGCTATGTGCTCACCGACCGCATGCAGCGCCAGGCGCCACTGGCGTCGATGGGGGACCTGATGGAGCGCTTCCGCGAAGCGCGCATCCGCATTCCTGATTCCTACATCGGTATTTCACGGGTGCTGATCACGCTCGGCGGTTTCCTGATGCAATACCAAGTACCGCTCACGTGGCAGGCTTCGGTTGCCCCTGGCGCAGGTTCCAAACGCCCGCTGCAATGA
- a CDS encoding 1,2-dihydroxy-3-keto-5-methylthiopentene dioxygenase, producing MSRIRIYHQDNPSQALVTSSDHPEIARQLAAIGVRFERWQASAELAPGAPQEQVIAAYRADIDRLIAEEGYQTVDVVSLNSDHPDKAALRQKFLSEHRHSEDEVRFFVAGSGLFTLHPDDKVYEVLCEQGDLISVPANTRHWFDMGPQPYFIAIRLFDNPEGWVANFTGDNIADRFPRLEA from the coding sequence ATGAGCCGCATCCGTATTTACCACCAAGACAACCCGTCGCAGGCACTGGTCACCAGCAGTGACCACCCGGAAATCGCCCGCCAACTGGCGGCTATTGGCGTGCGCTTCGAGCGCTGGCAAGCAAGTGCCGAATTGGCGCCCGGCGCCCCGCAGGAGCAAGTGATTGCCGCCTACCGCGCCGACATCGACCGATTGATCGCCGAAGAAGGCTACCAAACCGTGGACGTGGTCAGCCTCAACAGCGACCACCCAGATAAAGCAGCCCTGCGACAGAAGTTTCTCAGTGAACACCGCCACAGCGAAGATGAAGTGCGGTTTTTTGTCGCTGGCAGCGGCCTGTTCACCTTGCACCCGGACGACAAGGTTTACGAAGTTCTGTGCGAACAAGGCGACCTGATCTCGGTACCCGCCAATACCCGCCACTGGTTCGACATGGGCCCGCAGCCTTACTTCATTGCCATCCGCCTGTTTGACAACCCGGAAGGCTGGGTCGCCAATTTCACCGGCGACAACATCGCCGATCGGTTCCCGCGGCTGGAGGCATGA
- the mtnA gene encoding S-methyl-5-thioribose-1-phosphate isomerase: protein MELTALCWHRQRLDVLDQRALPHDTRWMPCHDATDVASAIRDMVVRGAPAIGIAAAYGVALAAQRLGAEASLERLAPALQQLAESRPTAVNLFWALERMGKVLAGLEGEALIARAVAEAEHIHAEDLALNHRLAEHGVSLLPQGSFIYTHCNTGTLATGGHGTALGVIRTAWQGGRIAGVYAGETRPWMQGSRLTSWELMQDGVPVTLVTDSMAAVLMQSGRIGAVIVGADRITANGDTANKIGTYGLAVLAHHHRIPFIVAAPVATIDPQLADGSAIPIEQRPADEVRQIHGVPVAPATVPVFNPAFDVTPAGLISAIVTERGVITRPDTAAVRAHLALPAPEFAGAHS from the coding sequence GTGGAGTTGACCGCTCTGTGCTGGCACCGCCAGCGTTTGGATGTATTGGACCAGCGTGCATTGCCCCATGACACCCGCTGGATGCCCTGTCACGACGCCACTGACGTGGCCTCGGCGATCCGCGACATGGTGGTGCGTGGCGCCCCGGCGATCGGCATTGCTGCGGCCTATGGGGTCGCCTTGGCGGCGCAGCGCCTCGGTGCCGAGGCCAGTCTGGAGCGGCTGGCGCCAGCGCTGCAGCAGCTGGCCGAAAGCCGCCCTACCGCGGTGAACCTGTTCTGGGCGTTAGAACGGATGGGCAAGGTACTCGCCGGGCTTGAAGGGGAAGCACTGATTGCCCGCGCTGTCGCTGAAGCGGAACACATCCATGCCGAAGATCTGGCGCTGAACCACCGGCTTGCCGAGCACGGCGTCAGCCTGCTGCCGCAAGGCAGCTTCATCTACACCCACTGCAACACCGGCACGCTGGCAACCGGCGGCCACGGCACGGCCCTCGGTGTGATCCGCACCGCTTGGCAAGGGGGTCGCATTGCCGGCGTCTACGCCGGCGAGACCCGCCCCTGGATGCAGGGCAGCCGCCTTACCAGCTGGGAACTGATGCAGGATGGCGTGCCGGTCACGCTGGTGACCGACTCCATGGCGGCAGTGCTGATGCAGAGCGGCCGTATCGGCGCCGTGATCGTCGGTGCCGACCGCATCACCGCCAATGGCGATACCGCTAACAAGATCGGCACTTATGGATTGGCGGTGCTGGCGCACCATCACCGCATTCCGTTCATTGTTGCTGCGCCGGTGGCGACCATCGATCCGCAATTGGCGGACGGCAGCGCCATACCGATCGAGCAACGTCCGGCCGATGAAGTACGGCAGATCCACGGCGTGCCAGTGGCACCGGCCACAGTACCGGTGTTCAACCCAGCGTTTGATGTCACGCCGGCGGGCCTGATCAGTGCCATTGTCACTGAGCGCGGCGTCATTACCCGCCCCGATACCGCAGCGGTGCGCGCCCATCTGGCGCTGCCCGCCCCCGAGTTTGCAGGAGCCCATTCATGA
- a CDS encoding class I SAM-dependent methyltransferase: MARPDKHALQTRGITLLAPQHSAVRRLRREHGSPSLHGTKVWESSYVVMNHLLRQRPPRGARFMDLGCGWGPLSIFAAKRLGQQVTSVDADAGVFPFLNLHAELNGVSVTPLQRRFERLRVADMQGIHTLVGTDICFWESLTPVLLNLVRRARKAGVAKIIIADPGRPPFYELVERCQAEFPVRITHGRTQDPLPAWAQLMVIED; the protein is encoded by the coding sequence ATGGCGCGCCCTGACAAACACGCGCTGCAGACACGCGGCATCACCCTGCTCGCACCACAGCACTCTGCCGTGCGCCGGCTACGCCGCGAACACGGCAGCCCGAGCCTGCACGGCACTAAAGTGTGGGAATCAAGCTACGTGGTGATGAACCACCTGCTGCGCCAGCGCCCACCGCGCGGCGCGCGCTTCATGGACCTCGGCTGCGGCTGGGGCCCGCTGTCGATCTTTGCTGCCAAACGACTTGGTCAACAGGTGACGTCGGTGGACGCCGATGCCGGCGTGTTCCCGTTCCTCAATCTTCACGCCGAACTCAATGGCGTCAGCGTGACGCCGTTGCAGCGGCGTTTTGAGCGCTTGCGGGTAGCAGACATGCAGGGCATCCACACCTTGGTCGGCACCGATATCTGCTTCTGGGAGTCGCTGACGCCGGTGCTGCTCAACCTAGTACGACGTGCCCGCAAAGCCGGCGTCGCGAAGATCATCATTGCCGATCCCGGCCGACCACCGTTCTACGAATTGGTCGAGCGCTGCCAAGCGGAGTTCCCGGTGCGCATCACCCACGGCCGCACCCAGGATCCACTGCCCGCCTGGGCGCAACTGATGGTGATCGAGGACTGA
- a CDS encoding methylthioribulose 1-phosphate dehydratase, translating to MSARPWSPTAFRAAARTLAATGQRIYQHGWSPATSSNYSMRLNDRYCAVTVSGRDKGLLSEADIMVVELANNQGASPGKPSAETGLHTQVYRRHADAQAVLHTHSMASTVLTMELADQKRLRLEGYELLKAFGGNSTHDTVLDIPVFENTQDIDALARDVDAAMDAGTITHAYLIRGHGVYTWGESMAACYRQLEALEFLFAVEVQRRQMRSRA from the coding sequence ATGAGCGCCCGTCCTTGGTCCCCCACCGCGTTTCGCGCCGCCGCCCGCACCTTGGCCGCCACCGGACAGCGGATTTATCAGCACGGCTGGTCGCCGGCCACCAGCAGCAACTATTCCATGCGTCTCAATGACCGCTACTGCGCGGTCACCGTGTCCGGACGCGACAAAGGCTTGCTGAGCGAAGCCGACATCATGGTAGTGGAGCTGGCCAACAACCAAGGCGCCTCGCCCGGCAAACCGTCGGCGGAAACCGGCCTGCACACACAGGTCTACCGTCGCCATGCCGATGCGCAGGCAGTGCTGCACACCCATTCCATGGCCAGCACCGTGCTGACCATGGAATTGGCGGACCAGAAACGGCTGCGGCTGGAAGGCTATGAGCTGCTGAAAGCGTTCGGCGGCAACAGCACCCATGACACGGTGCTCGACATCCCGGTGTTCGAAAACACCCAGGACATCGACGCACTGGCCCGCGACGTGGACGCCGCCATGGACGCCGGCACCATTACCCATGCGTACCTGATCCGTGGCCACGGCGTTTACACTTGGGGGGAGTCGATGGCGGCCTGCTACCGCCAACTGGAAGCACTGGAGTTTTTGTTCGCGGTGGAAGTACAGCGCCGCCAGATGAGGAGCCGGGCATGA
- a CDS encoding DMT family transporter, producing MSQEQIRLGALCLIASEILMAMMAAMVKHLSDELPTEVVMFFRNLLGMIPLLALLMVPPRGIAKMATRRFGSHFIRAVAGLGSMYCYFYTLSQIPLAEAVMVKMTTPFFIPVVAFLWMGDRVRGPTVAAILLGFVGVAFILRPMPGHFDSAYLIALLGALLMSIAMVGIRNMAATEPATRIVFWFTLTGTVISAVPLLWTPLQIAPQLWPWLLAMGIIATFGQSLMTLSYRFASPARIGVYNYSSVIWAALLGYLFWDELLHWTTLVGTVLIIAAGVWNLRQGQPKPAT from the coding sequence ATGAGCCAAGAGCAGATCCGCCTCGGCGCCCTCTGCCTGATCGCCAGTGAAATCTTGATGGCGATGATGGCAGCGATGGTGAAGCACCTCAGCGATGAGTTGCCCACCGAGGTGGTGATGTTCTTCCGCAATCTGCTTGGCATGATCCCGCTGCTGGCACTGCTGATGGTGCCGCCACGCGGTATCGCCAAGATGGCCACCCGCCGGTTCGGCAGTCATTTCATCCGCGCGGTGGCCGGGCTTGGCTCGATGTACTGCTACTTCTATACCCTGTCGCAGATACCGTTGGCTGAAGCGGTAATGGTGAAAATGACCACGCCGTTCTTTATTCCGGTGGTAGCATTTCTGTGGATGGGCGATCGGGTGCGCGGCCCCACGGTGGCGGCCATCCTGCTCGGCTTTGTCGGCGTGGCGTTTATCCTGCGGCCGATGCCCGGCCACTTTGACAGTGCTTACCTGATCGCTCTGCTCGGCGCTTTACTGATGAGCATTGCCATGGTCGGCATCCGCAACATGGCGGCCACCGAGCCCGCCACCCGCATCGTATTTTGGTTCACCCTCACCGGCACCGTCATTTCTGCTGTGCCGCTGCTGTGGACACCGCTGCAGATCGCCCCGCAACTGTGGCCGTGGCTGCTGGCAATGGGCATCATCGCCACCTTCGGCCAAAGCCTGATGACGTTGTCTTATCGTTTTGCCAGCCCCGCTCGCATCGGCGTCTACAACTACAGCAGCGTGATTTGGGCCGCGCTGCTCGGTTACCTGTTCTGGGACGAGTTGCTGCACTGGACCACGTTAGTGGGCACCGTGCTGATCATTGCAGCGGGCGTTTGGAACCTGCGCCAGGGGCAACCGAAGCCTGCCACGTGA
- a CDS encoding 2'-5' RNA ligase family protein, translating into MERWFFALPVPPPVHAGLLQHHHGTPALGAERPADWHLTVLFIGVYPAAALAELLPQVAADCARLAPVPLEVDGLVPFPGVSGPMQVARVRDNGPLRALHGCAGQWRNRLDLAPEMRRFRPHITLHRQAPQAEHIALPLSGLADRLGLYGRAAKGAGQRYRLVADWALSGT; encoded by the coding sequence ATGGAGCGCTGGTTTTTTGCCTTGCCGGTACCGCCGCCGGTGCATGCTGGTTTGCTCCAGCATCACCACGGTACACCGGCGTTGGGTGCAGAGCGGCCGGCGGACTGGCATTTGACGGTTCTTTTCATCGGCGTTTACCCAGCGGCTGCGTTGGCGGAATTACTGCCACAGGTGGCGGCTGACTGTGCCCGGTTGGCGCCGGTTCCGTTGGAGGTTGACGGTCTGGTGCCTTTTCCGGGTGTCAGTGGGCCGATGCAGGTGGCACGGGTGCGCGACAATGGACCACTGCGAGCGCTGCATGGCTGTGCTGGGCAGTGGCGGAACAGGCTCGACTTAGCGCCGGAAATGCGCCGTTTTCGACCGCATATTACGTTGCATCGCCAAGCGCCGCAGGCGGAGCATATTGCGTTGCCGCTGTCGGGCTTGGCCGACCGACTTGGGCTCTATGGGCGTGCAGCAAAGGGAGCGGGGCAGCGCTATCGCCTAGTGGCTGATTGGGCACTGAGCGGAACATAA